One genomic window of Chanos chanos chromosome 13, fChaCha1.1, whole genome shotgun sequence includes the following:
- the LOC115826655 gene encoding vitelline membrane outer layer protein 1-like, giving the protein MGLATLFLFFALFFGSEVKSAAGYYAVLSVTNGQSWGSWGSQAFCPTGFYATGFSLKVEHGQGGGDDTALNGIRLHCSRPGNNYWRDVESTSGPWGEWTQTQFCPSGSLKSFDLRVERKLGDGDDTAANNIKFKCSGGAMLVGYGMSWGDWGGWSTECFVGRICGIQTKVEQPQGRGDDTALNDVRFFCCS; this is encoded by the exons ATGGGTTTAGCCACTCTATTCCTTTTCTTTGCTCTCTTCTTCGGCTCTGAGGTGAAAAGTGCTGCAGGGTACTATGCAGTCCTCTCTGTGACTAATGGGCAGTCATGGGGAAGCTGGGGCAGTCAGGCCTTCTGTCCAACTGGCTTTTATGCGACAGGTTTTAGTCTTAAA GTTGAGCATGGCCAGGGAGGCGGCGATGACACTGCATTGAATGGCATTCGCCTCCATTGCTCACGGCCAGGGAATAACTATTGGAGGGATGTCGAATCAACATCAGGACC GTGGGGTGAATGGACACAAACTCAGTTTTGTCCGTCTGGGTCACTAAAGTCCTTTGATCTGAGGGTGGAGCGAAAGCTTGGTGACGGCGACGACACTGCAGCGAACAACATCAA GTTCAAGTGCTCTGGTGGTGCGATGCTGGTAGGCTATGGTATGTCCTGGGGAGACTGGGGAGGATGGAGTACTGAGTGCTTCGTTGGTAGGATCTGTGGTATTCAGACAAAGGTGGAACAGCCTCAAGGCAGAGGAGATGACACTGCTCTTAATGATGTACGCTTCTTCTGCTGCAGTTAG